From the Pomacea canaliculata isolate SZHN2017 linkage group LG14, ASM307304v1, whole genome shotgun sequence genome, one window contains:
- the LOC112555519 gene encoding osteocalcin 2-like yields ESSESSESPESPESSEESSESSESSESPQSPESSESSESSESESPESPESPESSESSESSESSEPSEPSEPSEPSEPSEPSEPSEPSEPSEPSESSESSESLESIPRVVRVVRAVRIVRAVRASESPESSESSESSES; encoded by the exons gaatcgtcagaatcgtcagaatccccagaatccccagaatcgtcagaa gaatcgtcagaatcgtcagaatcgtcagaatccccacaatctccagaatcgtcagaatcgtcagaatcgtcagaatcagaatccccagaatccccagaatccccagaatcgtcagagtCGTCAGAGTCGTCAGAGTCGTCAGAGCCGTCAGAGCCGTCAGAGCCGTCAGAGCCGTCAGAACCGTCAGAACCGTCAGAACCGTCAGAACCGTCAGAACCGTCAGAaccgtcagaatcgtcagaatcgtcagaatccttAGAATC aatccccagagTCGTCAGAGTCGTCAGAgccgtcagaatcgtcagagcCGTCAGAgcc tcagaatccccagaatcgtcagaatcgtcagaatcgtcagaatcc
- the LOC112555223 gene encoding histone H1-delta-like, translating into MADTATDSPAASSAPAASKKAAAKTKKPAKPSEHPKYNVMIAAAIDTLKERGGSSRQAILKYIQANYKVGDEVAKINARLKTALKAGVKVGTLKQSKGTGASGSFRLGEKKVVVAAPKPKKAKKPKAAAIKKPKASPKKAAAKKPKASPKKVAVKKPKAAAAAKKAKSPKKAAAKPKTAKPAAAKKPKAAKPAAKKAAKSPAKKAAKGKAKA; encoded by the coding sequence ATGGCCGACACTGCCACCGATTCTCCAGCTGCGTCTTCTGCTCCTGCCGCCAGCAAGAAAGCCGCCGCCAAGACCAAGAAGCCAGCCAAACCCTCGGAACACCCGAAATACAACGTCATGATTGCAGCAGCCATCGACACCCTGAAAGAACGGGGTGGCTCGTCACGACAGGCCATCCTCAAGTACATCCAGGCCAACTACAAAGTGGGTGACGAGGTGGCCAAGATCAACGCTCGCCTCAAGACCGCCCTGAAAGCTGGCGTCAAGGTCGGGACCCTCAAGCAGTCGAAGGGGACTGGGGCGTCCGGTTCCTTCCGTCTGGGCGAGAAGAAAGTCGTCGTCGCCGCACCCAAGCCTAAAAAAGCCAAGAAGCCCAAAGCTGCTGCGATAAAAAAGCCCAAGGCTTCTCCCAAGAAGGCCGCCGCCAAAAAGCCCAAGGCTTCTCCCAAGAAGGTTGCTGTCAAGAAACCcaaagctgctgctgctgccaagAAAGCCAAGTCTCCCAAGAAGGCAGCCGCCAAGCCCAAGACTGCCAAGCCTGCTGCAGCCAAGAAGCCCAAGGCCGCCAAACCAGCTGCAAAGAAAGCAGCCAAAAGCCCGGCCAAGAAGGCAGCCAAAGGGAAGGCCAAGGCTTAA